The following proteins are encoded in a genomic region of Diabrotica virgifera virgifera chromosome 1, PGI_DIABVI_V3a:
- the LOC114325872 gene encoding cytochrome c oxidase subunit 6A, mitochondrial, producing the protein MAYLLNQGVRRFMQTSAKRAAQIEGPSAVSGGHEGGYKIWKNLTIFVAFPSIILCAVNCYLSHQSGHHEPPEFHKYDHMRVRTKRFPWGDGNKSLFHNPHCNALPDGYEHH; encoded by the coding sequence ATGGCATACTTGCTTAACCAGGGCGTTCGTAGATTCATGCAAACGTCTGCAAAAAGAGCAGCCCAAATTGAAGGCCCCTCAGCCGTATCTGGTGGACATGAAGGTGGTTATAAGATTTGGAAAAACCTCACCATTTTCGTAGCTTTCCCATCAATTATACTGTGTGCAGTTAACTGCTATCTTTCTCACCAAAGCGGTCACCACGAACCCCCAGAGTTCCACAAGTATGATCACATGAGAGTTCGCACCAAGAGATTCCCATGGGGCGATGGCAACAAATCCTTGTTCCACAATCCACACTGCAATGCTTTACCCGATGGGTATGAACACCATTAA